A genome region from Solanum stenotomum isolate F172 unplaced genomic scaffold, ASM1918654v1 scaffold23673, whole genome shotgun sequence includes the following:
- the LOC125851284 gene encoding uncharacterized protein LOC125851284 isoform X1, translated as MKVAVVGAGINGLVTAYELAKSGVKVVVYEKEHYLGSHAKTVTVNDIDLDLGFMVFNGETYSNLIEFFELLGVDMNISDMSFSVSLDQGRGCEWGTRNGFSSLFAQKKNVLNPYFWQMIREIIRFKQDVISHLEELDNNPDIDRNETLGQFIKSHGYSELFQKAYLAPICASIWSCSSERVMGFSAYYILSFFHDQHLLQLFGLPQLLTIRWQSHIDKVKEELEKRGCQIRTNCEVNSVTTNEEGCTIDCIDGAIDIYDGCIIAVRAPDSLRMLGKEATFDETRILGAFQYVYSDVFLHHDKTFLPRNPTTWCACNFLGTTNNRGCATYWLNIIQNLGDSKLPYLVTLDPPHTPEHTLLKWTTSHPVPSVAASKASCELYQIQGKRGIWFCVAYQGYGFHEDGLKAGVAAADGMLRRNCCILYNPKHMVPTWPETGARLLVTRFLKSFIQTGCIILLEEGGKIFTFQGTEKKCSLKVSLRVHNTQFYWKVATRADLGIADAFIHGDISFVNKNEGLLNLFMIYVANRDLNASVKRGWWTPLLDLSSAKYFIGHVSNRNTLTQARRNISRHYDLSNELFSLFLDETMTYSCAIFKSEDEDLKDAQLRKISVLIKKAKISKKHHILEIGFGWGSFAVEVVKQTGCKYTGITLSEQQLEYAQLKVEQAGLQDRITLLLCDYRQMPNKDKYDRIISIGMIEHVGHDYIEEFFTCCESALAEDGLLVLQFFSIPDERYDSHRQSTDFMREYIFPGGCLPALSRIISGMAAASKLCVVHVEEIGIHYYQTLRCWRNNFLKNKRQIRALGFDDKFIRTWEYYFDYCSAGFKTRTFGDYQIVFSRPGNVATFGDPYNVTVSTVY; from the exons GAAACTTATTCAAACTTGATAGAATTTTTTGAGTTGCTCGGAGTTGATATGAACATCTCTGATATGTCATTCTCAGTGAGCTTAGACCAAGGCCGTGGTTGTGAATGGGGTACTCGAAATGGATTCTCTAGTTTGTTTGCACAGAAGAAGAATGTACTCAATCCATATTTTTGGCAAATGATAAGAGAAATTATCAGATTCAAACAGGATGTCATAAG TCACCTTGAAGAATTGGACAACAATCCTGACATTGATCGCAATGAAACATTAGGACAATTTATTAAGTCACATGGCTATTCGGAGCTATTTCAGAAGGCTTATCTG GCTCCAATATGTGCTTCAATATGGTCCTGCTCCTCGGAACGAGTAATGGGCTTTTCTGCTTATTACATTCTTTCATTCTTCCACGACCAACATCTACTGCAG CTCTTTGGTCTCCCCCAATTGCTCACTATAAGATGGCAATCACATATAGACAAG GTTAAGGAGGAGCTGGAAAAGAGAGGCTGCCAAATAAGAACTAATTGTGAAGTAAATTCTGTAACAACAAATGAAGAAG GTTGTACCATAGATTGCATTGATGGTGCCATAGATATATATGACGGATGCATAATCGCTGTACGTGCTCCAGATTCTCTGAGAATGTTAGGCAAAGAGGCAACATTTGATGAAACAAGAATACTGGGTGCTTTCCAGTATGTCTATAG TGACGTTTTCCTTCATCATGACAAAACATTCCTGCCTCGCAACCCAACAACATGGTGTGCTTGTAACTTTCTTGGAACCACGAATAATAGAGGATGTGCGACATATTGGCTCAATATAATCCAG AATCTTGGTGATTCAAAGCTGCCTTATCTCGTAACCCTTGATCCTCCTCACACACCAGAGCATACGTTGCTTAAGTGGACCACCAGTCATCCAGTACCCTCAGTTGCTGCATCAAAAGCTTCATGTGAGCTATATCAAATCCAAGGAAAGAGAGGAATATGGTTTTGTGTAGCATATCAAG GCTATGGCTTCCATGAGGATGGACTTAAG GCTGGTGTGGCTGCTGCAGATGGCATGCTTAGAAGGAATTGTTGTATTCTGTATAACCCCAAGCATATGGTACCAACCTGGCCTGAAACTGGAGCACGCCTCCTCGTTACTAGATTTCTCAAAAGTTTCATTCAAACAGGATGCATAAT CTTGTTGGAAGAAGGAGGCAAAATTTTCACCTTCCAAGGAACAGAGAAGAAATGCTCTCTCAAAGTTTCTCTTAGAGTTCATAATACACAGTTCTACTGGAAG GTTGCAACTCGAGCTGACTTAGGGATTGCTGATGCTTTTATTCATGGGGATATCTCGTTTGTTAATAAGAATGAAGGTCTTCTTAATCTTTTCATG ATATATGTTGCCAACAGAGATTTGAATGCATCTGTTAAAAG GGGCTGGTGGACACCATTACTAGATCTGTCATCTGCAAAATATTTCATTGGACATGTTTCAAATCGAAACACCCTGACTCAGGCTCGTCGAAATATCTCTCGTCATTATGACCTG aGTAATGAACTCTTTTCACTCTTTCTGGATGAGACAATGACATACTCATGCGCAATTTTCAAG AGTGAGGACGAAGACCTGAAAGATGCACAGCTGAGAAAGATTTCTGTTCTAATTAAAAAG GCAAAAATTAGCAAGAAACATCACATTTTAGAGATTGGATTTGGTTGGGGAAGTTTCGCGGTGGAAGTTGTCAAGCAAACAGGATGTAAATATACTGGTATAACTCTTTCGGAGCAGCAACTGGAGTATGCACAGTTGAAAGTTGAGCAAGCAGGCCTTCAG GATCGAATCACCTTACTCCTATGTGACTATCGTCAAATGCCAAATAAGGACAAATATGACAGGATTATATCAAT CGGGATGATAGAACATGTCGGTCATGATTACATAGAGGAATTCTTTACTTGCTGTGAGTCTGCATTGGCAGAAGATGGGCTTCTAGTTCTACAG TTCTTTTCAATACCAGATGAGAGGTATGACAGCCACAGGCAGAGCACAGACTTCATGAGAGAGTATATATTCCCAGGTGGATGCTTGCCTGCACTAAGTCGAATAATATCAGGCATGGCTGCTGCATCCAAACTATG TGTAGTGCATGTGGAAGAGATAGGAATTCATTACTATCAGACACTGAGATGTTGGAGAAATAACTTCCTAAaaaacaaaag ACAAATTCGTGCTTTGGGATTCGATGACAAGTTCATTAGGACATGGGAGTACTACTTTGACTATTGTTCTGCTGGATTCAAAACACGCACATTTGGAGATTATCAG ATTGTATTTTCAAGGCCAGGCAATGTTGCAACATTTGGTGATCCTTACAATGTTACTGTGTCTACAGTGTATTAG
- the LOC125851284 gene encoding uncharacterized protein LOC125851284 isoform X2 gives MKVAVVGAGINGLVTAYELAKSGVKVVVYEKEHYLGSHAKTVTVNDIDLDLGFMVFNGETYSNLIEFFELLGVDMNISDMSFSVSLDQGRGCEWGTRNGFSSLFAQKKNVLNPYFWQMIREIIRFKQDVISHLEELDNNPDIDRNETLGQFIKSHGYSELFQKAYLAPICASIWSCSSERVMGFSAYYILSFFHDQHLLQLFGLPQLLTIRWQSHIDKVKEELEKRGCQIRTNCEVNCCTIDCIDGAIDIYDGCIIAVRAPDSLRMLGKEATFDETRILGAFQYVYSDVFLHHDKTFLPRNPTTWCACNFLGTTNNRGCATYWLNIIQNLGDSKLPYLVTLDPPHTPEHTLLKWTTSHPVPSVAASKASCELYQIQGKRGIWFCVAYQGYGFHEDGLKAGVAAADGMLRRNCCILYNPKHMVPTWPETGARLLVTRFLKSFIQTGCIILLEEGGKIFTFQGTEKKCSLKVSLRVHNTQFYWKVATRADLGIADAFIHGDISFVNKNEGLLNLFMIYVANRDLNASVKRGWWTPLLDLSSAKYFIGHVSNRNTLTQARRNISRHYDLSNELFSLFLDETMTYSCAIFKSEDEDLKDAQLRKISVLIKKAKISKKHHILEIGFGWGSFAVEVVKQTGCKYTGITLSEQQLEYAQLKVEQAGLQDRITLLLCDYRQMPNKDKYDRIISIGMIEHVGHDYIEEFFTCCESALAEDGLLVLQFFSIPDERYDSHRQSTDFMREYIFPGGCLPALSRIISGMAAASKLCVVHVEEIGIHYYQTLRCWRNNFLKNKRQIRALGFDDKFIRTWEYYFDYCSAGFKTRTFGDYQIVFSRPGNVATFGDPYNVTVSTVY, from the exons GAAACTTATTCAAACTTGATAGAATTTTTTGAGTTGCTCGGAGTTGATATGAACATCTCTGATATGTCATTCTCAGTGAGCTTAGACCAAGGCCGTGGTTGTGAATGGGGTACTCGAAATGGATTCTCTAGTTTGTTTGCACAGAAGAAGAATGTACTCAATCCATATTTTTGGCAAATGATAAGAGAAATTATCAGATTCAAACAGGATGTCATAAG TCACCTTGAAGAATTGGACAACAATCCTGACATTGATCGCAATGAAACATTAGGACAATTTATTAAGTCACATGGCTATTCGGAGCTATTTCAGAAGGCTTATCTG GCTCCAATATGTGCTTCAATATGGTCCTGCTCCTCGGAACGAGTAATGGGCTTTTCTGCTTATTACATTCTTTCATTCTTCCACGACCAACATCTACTGCAG CTCTTTGGTCTCCCCCAATTGCTCACTATAAGATGGCAATCACATATAGACAAG GTTAAGGAGGAGCTGGAAAAGAGAGGCTGCCAAATAAGAACTAATTGTGAAGTAAATT GTTGTACCATAGATTGCATTGATGGTGCCATAGATATATATGACGGATGCATAATCGCTGTACGTGCTCCAGATTCTCTGAGAATGTTAGGCAAAGAGGCAACATTTGATGAAACAAGAATACTGGGTGCTTTCCAGTATGTCTATAG TGACGTTTTCCTTCATCATGACAAAACATTCCTGCCTCGCAACCCAACAACATGGTGTGCTTGTAACTTTCTTGGAACCACGAATAATAGAGGATGTGCGACATATTGGCTCAATATAATCCAG AATCTTGGTGATTCAAAGCTGCCTTATCTCGTAACCCTTGATCCTCCTCACACACCAGAGCATACGTTGCTTAAGTGGACCACCAGTCATCCAGTACCCTCAGTTGCTGCATCAAAAGCTTCATGTGAGCTATATCAAATCCAAGGAAAGAGAGGAATATGGTTTTGTGTAGCATATCAAG GCTATGGCTTCCATGAGGATGGACTTAAG GCTGGTGTGGCTGCTGCAGATGGCATGCTTAGAAGGAATTGTTGTATTCTGTATAACCCCAAGCATATGGTACCAACCTGGCCTGAAACTGGAGCACGCCTCCTCGTTACTAGATTTCTCAAAAGTTTCATTCAAACAGGATGCATAAT CTTGTTGGAAGAAGGAGGCAAAATTTTCACCTTCCAAGGAACAGAGAAGAAATGCTCTCTCAAAGTTTCTCTTAGAGTTCATAATACACAGTTCTACTGGAAG GTTGCAACTCGAGCTGACTTAGGGATTGCTGATGCTTTTATTCATGGGGATATCTCGTTTGTTAATAAGAATGAAGGTCTTCTTAATCTTTTCATG ATATATGTTGCCAACAGAGATTTGAATGCATCTGTTAAAAG GGGCTGGTGGACACCATTACTAGATCTGTCATCTGCAAAATATTTCATTGGACATGTTTCAAATCGAAACACCCTGACTCAGGCTCGTCGAAATATCTCTCGTCATTATGACCTG aGTAATGAACTCTTTTCACTCTTTCTGGATGAGACAATGACATACTCATGCGCAATTTTCAAG AGTGAGGACGAAGACCTGAAAGATGCACAGCTGAGAAAGATTTCTGTTCTAATTAAAAAG GCAAAAATTAGCAAGAAACATCACATTTTAGAGATTGGATTTGGTTGGGGAAGTTTCGCGGTGGAAGTTGTCAAGCAAACAGGATGTAAATATACTGGTATAACTCTTTCGGAGCAGCAACTGGAGTATGCACAGTTGAAAGTTGAGCAAGCAGGCCTTCAG GATCGAATCACCTTACTCCTATGTGACTATCGTCAAATGCCAAATAAGGACAAATATGACAGGATTATATCAAT CGGGATGATAGAACATGTCGGTCATGATTACATAGAGGAATTCTTTACTTGCTGTGAGTCTGCATTGGCAGAAGATGGGCTTCTAGTTCTACAG TTCTTTTCAATACCAGATGAGAGGTATGACAGCCACAGGCAGAGCACAGACTTCATGAGAGAGTATATATTCCCAGGTGGATGCTTGCCTGCACTAAGTCGAATAATATCAGGCATGGCTGCTGCATCCAAACTATG TGTAGTGCATGTGGAAGAGATAGGAATTCATTACTATCAGACACTGAGATGTTGGAGAAATAACTTCCTAAaaaacaaaag ACAAATTCGTGCTTTGGGATTCGATGACAAGTTCATTAGGACATGGGAGTACTACTTTGACTATTGTTCTGCTGGATTCAAAACACGCACATTTGGAGATTATCAG ATTGTATTTTCAAGGCCAGGCAATGTTGCAACATTTGGTGATCCTTACAATGTTACTGTGTCTACAGTGTATTAG